The Cyanobacteriota bacterium region TGGGGTGCTAGCAAGGGCATCTTTCTGAGCACAAAGCAATTGTTTAATACCGATTTCAGCTAAATCTAGTAGTTGATTGAGTTGAGTACGAGTAAAGCTGCCATTCTCGGCGGCGCCCTGCACTTCAATCAGTTCCAGTTTTTCATTCATCACTACATTGAAATCAACGGTAGCGGCTACATCCTCTGGATAGTTCAAGTCTAACAATGGCTCACCTTCTACCAGACCAACGGAAACGGCAGCGATCGCACTTTGGATGGGCGATCGCTCTAGCTCACCCGTTGCCATCAACCATTTCACTGCATCAACCAGTGCTACAAAACCACCTGTGATTGCGGCTGTCCTGGTACCAGCATCGGCTTGTAGTACATCTGCATCTACCATTATCGTGCGTTCACCCAAAGCACTCAAATCTAGCGATGACCGCAGGCTCCGCCCAATTAACCGTTGAATCTCTTGAGTTCGCCCAGAGAGCTTTATGCCCTCGCGCTCTTGTCGCTGAGGTGTTGCGCTAGGAAGCATCCGATATTCTGCCGTCAGCCAGCCTTTACCTGAGTCCACAAGGAACTTAGGCACACCGGGTTGCACACTGACCGTACACAACACCTTTGTATCACCGCAATGGGTTAATACAGATCCATTGGCAAATCTGGTAAATTGACGTTCAAAACGAACTGGACGCAATTGATCAAAGCGTCGATTGTCTGGACGCTGCCATGCCATAGATCACACTACCCCGATCGCACTTAAAATTGCTTGATAAACCTGCTCAATGGGCTGGTCACCATTTACCCGCACGAGCCGCTTACTTACTTCGTAATACTCTAAGATGGGCACTGTACGTTCTTGATAGCGGTCAATTCGGCGTTGAATAACGGCATCAGTATCATCCGAACGTGCCCTGGCTAGCGATCTTGCTACTAAAACGGCTGTAGACACATCTAAGCAAATTACTTGTGTCAGTTGTTGTTTGAGTTCAGCCAGTAAGAAATCCAATTCCTCGGCTTGAAAGGCAGTGCGAGGATAGCCGTCTATGATCCAGCCATTGACAGCATCTGGCTGCAGCAGCCGTTGACGCATGAGTGCAATCATTTGATCATCAGGCACTAGGTCACCTGCTTCTACATAGGAACGCACCGCATGGCCTAGTTCAGTGCCATATGCAATCTCCTGCCGTAGTATTTCGCCAGTAGAGATCCAGGGCACACCTAAACGCTGTTGTAACGCCTTTGCCTGTGTTCCCTTACCGGATCCCGGTCCACCCAACAGTATCAGCCTCACAACATCTACTCCTGCTTGTCCTGAAAGTACAGCCTACAAGGTATATGTCACATTGGTAGGCGTTAGAGCTGAAGATTTTAGATTTTCAGGCCTATGGGGCTTAGCTAGGGTCACTAAAGCTAGGCGATCAAGATTTGGTAGTGCAAGATTTGGTAGTAGCGGTTACCTAGGCGGGCGCTCACTAGTTCCGGAACCAAGTTGCACATTGGGTGTTTGGATAATGGCGGCTTGCTGACCATTCCACTTTTGTACCCGTGATTGCTCTACCTCTAGGCGTTTTAATTCCAACAGTTGTGGTGTAATGGAGTTTGCTAGGAGTCGGTTTGCCTCTGCCTCTGCTTTGGCTCGTTCGATCGTCACCTGAGCTTCTCCCTTTGCTTGGGCAACTTTGGCAGCCGCTTCTGCCTCCACCTTACGACGGTTAGACTCAGCGGTTTGAGCAGCCTGCTGAGCAGCAAACTGTTCATCAATGCTCTTTTGAATGTCCGGTGGTAATCGCAGTGGGGAAAGTAGCGATACATCCTGGACTACAATCGTTGGGAAGCGCTTTTGCACACAGTCTGTCACACTATTGACCAAGCGCTGTTGACTTGTAGGTAACATCGAAGGGGTGAGCTTTAACTCTTCAGCCACTTCTGTGAAGCAATTGCGTAATCCATTGCGGAGTTCGTTAGCTCGGAAGGCATCGGGTGTTTTGCGATAGGTTTCATAAAATTCATGCAACTTAGTCTTCTGGGATCCAGAAAGTAGTTCGGTGGAGAAGCCGAAGGAAACCCCTACATCCGCTGAGACTGGACTGCCACCGACTGAAAAGACGATCGATTCATCGACGGGTGACCCTTCTGTTAAGTCTTTCGTAAAGGGGTAGGTGTTGATGTAGGTAGGAAACACAACCACCTGCTCGGTGTAGCCGTTGTACCAAACTCTGCCTGTAACGATCCTGGCATTCTCAATGCCTTTGTTGCCTCCATATAGTTGAATTTTAAGGCCAGTAAATCCAGGTTCTACAGTGGTAACACTAGTGCCAGGAATCACTCCACAGGCACTAAGGCTAATAGCTGCACTAGCGATCGTTAGCCACTGGGTGATTTTGACTATCATTGCTTGATCACTCTCCGTAATACTTCAATTGGGGATTCATTATGCAATTGCAAATCAGGATCCTCTCGCATTATTGCTAGCATGTCCAAGTGTTCTGCTACCTGTGTAGAAGGCAGCTCTAAAAAGTCGAACACTCCCAAATAACCATAGTCCGGAAATCGAGCTACCAAAATTTGTCTTGCCTTAAAGGCATCAACTACTTGAGTGATCACGTATAGGATTGACCCAATCAGCAGGCAGAACACTAGGAGCCATAGCAAGAAACCAATAAGGGGGTAGTTAGAGTTCAGAAATACTGGTGCGATCGCAATTAACACCAGTGACATCAATATCTCCACAGTGGCTATCACAATCCATCGCTTTACTACATCCATAACTCCTCAAATCAGGATCAACCAATCCCCCTTAGCAACAATCTACTCGCAGGCGTTGTTGAACGCAAATCGCAAATATAAATTGCCCTCATCCTCAGGGAGAAGCACAAGCATCATACCCCTGGGCAGCAATGCCCTACCTGCAAACCTAGGCGATGAACTGTAGAGGATCTAGTCGTTCATAGTTAGCACCATTCACCTCGCTGCTGTCTGTGGAGAGCAGCACTCACCGATGTTGATCAGCTAGATCCTCTGTTCCTGATTACCCAGTCCTCTCTATTTCTCGACGGTTACCCCTTTCCAAAAGGCGACATAACCTGCAATGTTTTTGGCTGCATCTTTAGGTGCAGGGTAATACCAGGCAGCATCAGGATTGGTTTTACCATCGACAACGATCGTGTAGTAACTAGCAACTCCTTTCCACGAACAGGTGGTGTGGGTGCTACTGTCTTGAAAATAGGCCATGTTTACCGAGTCAGGCGGAAAGTAGTAATTGCCTTCAACGACTTCACAGCGATCGCTCTCTGCTAACACTGCTCCATTCCAAATTGCTCGTGCCATAGTGCTTGCTTAAATCACATCACTTTATATTGTGACGGGCAATGAAAGATTATGCGACAATTGTGACGGCACCACTGTCTAGATCATAGCGACCACCTACAACTTTCAACGCACCTGCTTGCATCCGCTCTGTCAGCAACGACGATTGCTGGAGCCGCTCGATTTGATAGCGCACATTAGCATCAACAGCATTGTTAACCATATCTCCAGCTTGCCCCTTGACTCGTTCTACCGCAGGCAAAATGGCGTTCACAAATGAGCTAATCTCTCCAGGCAGGGGCTTGTTGCTAACCGCAGCCGTCACCGCTCCACAGCGCTCGTGTCCCAACACCATTAACAATGGTGTATTTAGCAGGGCAACTGCATATTCAATGCTGCCCAACGCTTCGGGTGTCACAATGTTGCCTGCAATTCGGATATCAAACAGGTCGCCAATGCCCTGATCAAAAATAATTTCAGCCGGAACTCGAGAATCAGCACAACTCAGGATTACTGCAAACGGGTGCTGTGCTTGAGCTACATCTTGAAGGCGTTGTTGACTTTGATGGGGATAGGTAGGCTGATGCTGCACGAATCGACGATTGCCTGCAAGCAACTGGTTTAGGGCATCATCAGGGGCTATTGCAGGAGGATTGGCAGCATGGGCTGGTAGACTATGCCAGAGGAGGGCAGCAGGCGATGCGATCGCCAACATACCAGCACTTCCTAATTTCAATAGGTGACGACGGTTCATAGGACGAGGCTTTTAGAGTTTTAGAGACAGATTTCAAGCATTGATCGCTACAGTGATGCTACACAGCGTAGAGAACGAATCTCCATGACATCAGAGACATAGCAAGTGCCCCCAAATTTGTTGAGTATA contains the following coding sequences:
- a CDS encoding adenylate kinase, which produces MRLILLGGPGSGKGTQAKALQQRLGVPWISTGEILRQEIAYGTELGHAVRSYVEAGDLVPDDQMIALMRQRLLQPDAVNGWIIDGYPRTAFQAEELDFLLAELKQQLTQVICLDVSTAVLVARSLARARSDDTDAVIQRRIDRYQERTVPILEYYEVSKRLVRVNGDQPIEQVYQAILSAIGVV
- a CDS encoding carbonic anhydrase, coding for MNRRHLLKLGSAGMLAIASPAALLWHSLPAHAANPPAIAPDDALNQLLAGNRRFVQHQPTYPHQSQQRLQDVAQAQHPFAVILSCADSRVPAEIIFDQGIGDLFDIRIAGNIVTPEALGSIEYAVALLNTPLLMVLGHERCGAVTAAVSNKPLPGEISSFVNAILPAVERVKGQAGDMVNNAVDANVRYQIERLQQSSLLTERMQAGALKVVGGRYDLDSGAVTIVA
- a CDS encoding SPFH domain-containing protein, which produces MIVKITQWLTIASAAISLSACGVIPGTSVTTVEPGFTGLKIQLYGGNKGIENARIVTGRVWYNGYTEQVVVFPTYINTYPFTKDLTEGSPVDESIVFSVGGSPVSADVGVSFGFSTELLSGSQKTKLHEFYETYRKTPDAFRANELRNGLRNCFTEVAEELKLTPSMLPTSQQRLVNSVTDCVQKRFPTIVVQDVSLLSPLRLPPDIQKSIDEQFAAQQAAQTAESNRRKVEAEAAAKVAQAKGEAQVTIERAKAEAEANRLLANSITPQLLELKRLEVEQSRVQKWNGQQAAIIQTPNVQLGSGTSERPPR
- a CDS encoding DUF427 domain-containing protein codes for the protein MARAIWNGAVLAESDRCEVVEGNYYFPPDSVNMAYFQDSSTHTTCSWKGVASYYTIVVDGKTNPDAAWYYPAPKDAAKNIAGYVAFWKGVTVEK
- the rph gene encoding ribonuclease PH, with the protein product MAWQRPDNRRFDQLRPVRFERQFTRFANGSVLTHCGDTKVLCTVSVQPGVPKFLVDSGKGWLTAEYRMLPSATPQRQEREGIKLSGRTQEIQRLIGRSLRSSLDLSALGERTIMVDADVLQADAGTRTAAITGGFVALVDAVKWLMATGELERSPIQSAIAAVSVGLVEGEPLLDLNYPEDVAATVDFNVVMNEKLELIEVQGAAENGSFTRTQLNQLLDLAEIGIKQLLCAQKDALASTP